The genomic region AAATGCACTGGTCCAGACTCGGATAGATGCTGACGTCAAAGAGCGCGCCACGGCGGTCCTAGAAAACATGGGCTTGACGGTCTCGGATGCCGTTCGAATCCTATTAACCCGGACGGCGAATGAAGGCGCCCTGCCGCTGGAACTTGTCAGCCATAGCGAGGCCTATGATGCCTGGTTCCGCGCCAAGGTATTGCAGGCGCTCGAGGACACCCGATCCGACGTCGATGATGCCGATGCCGATGCGCACTTTCGCGCGCGCCGGGCGGCGGCCTTGCGCAAGGCCGTGGTGGGTGACCGATGAGGCTTGTCTGGGCACGGTACGCCCTTGACGATCGGGACACCATCTTCAGTCGCATTGAAAGCGAGAACCCGAAGGCGGCAATTCATGTCGACGAGGAGATCGTCCGCGCAGCACGTCGCCTTCTCGACTTTCCCGAAAGTGGTCGGCCTGGCCGGATTGCCGGAACGCGCGAGCTTGTCATCCCGCGCACGCCTTACATTGCTGCCTATGTGGTGATGGCGGATAGGGTTCGTATTCTGCGTGTGTTGCATGGCGCTCAGATGTGGCCCGACGAGCTTGATGACAAGTAGACGCGGCCGCTGCCTCACCGGGAGAACTGCTCTGATGGTAACTGACGCTGAGGATGATGGCACACGCGACGACGATCTCGCCTGGCGATGGCACGACAATCTCATCTACGGGATACGGTTCGATATTGGCGATCCGGAAAGGCAAGATTGGCGCAGCGACCTGGTACTCGACATCGACTTCATCGTCGAGTGGCTTTGTGAGGGTTCCGGGGAGGCTCGCTTCCGCGTGGCGCCAGCCACGCTGATGTTCCACGACGTCGCTGATCTGCAGCTGTCCATAGATCACGGCGACAGCGAGGGGCGGACCGCCTTGAGCGAACCATCCATCGACCGGGTCACTCGGGAGCGCTTGGTGCGACCGTTCGAGTTTTGGCGTTGGACGATCAGCTTGAACTCGCCTCCGGGCGGCAAGATCGCGTTCTGTGCCAGCGGGTACTCCCAAATGCTCCGGGCCGATCCCCGGTTAGTAAGCGAGCAACATCTGCCGCGTGACGAGCGCCCTTGAGGCCATTAACTGCGATCAAGTCCTCGCGACGAGACTTCGGCGATCTTTTGCTCGACCCATGCGGACAGTTCGGCCCAAAGCTGCTGATCCAGCCCAACGTGGCGCGCAATGTCGATGATCCGTTGATAGGAGATTGGCGTGACAGCGGCTTTGCCGCTGCTATGCCTCGGATTGATCAGTCCCAGCTTAGCCTTCCGTGCTGTCGGAAAATTTGGGTGGTCGGCAAATGCGGCGACGGCGGCGGTCTGAAGCTTACGGTGCTCGCCTATGGCCGCCGCGAGCACCGCATTCCGCATCCATTGATACGCGTCGCTCGCGAAGGGGCAGGGCGCATAGTCTCCCGCGGGGTCCAATGCGAAGACCTTGGGAATGTAATCCCAATAGCGAATCCCTTTGCCTGCGAGGCTACATCGGGAACGCACACCGCTAAGTGGATTGACCTGCTCGGCATAGCTCCCAGTGCACTGGGGCTTTCTGGTGCGTGACCCGGCGGTTTGGCTGCATTTCCCACCCGGCTCGGTAAACTTGCATTCGATCACGAGCGCAGCGTTCGAGCCGACTGCAAGGGCATCGACCTGCGTGGGCCGGGATTCGCGCAAGAGCCGATCCTTATCCGTCCATTCGAGCGTTATCGACCAGGGACCGCCGGGTGCCACGCCCACATGCTGAGCAATAGCATCGAGGACGCGATCGCGATCGATGCTCATCTTGAGTGTGCCGAATACATCAATCGCGATCGCTTGCGATGAATGAGGCTTGTGCGCCTGAATTCTGTTGGCGCGGTCACGATGCCAGGGAAATGTGACCCAATCGCCGATGGCGCCGTGACTGGCTGGAAACAGGTTCTCTCGAACCGTCGTGAAATCAGATGCCATGGGCGACCAGCCATTCAGATGCGGTCAGGCTATCCGTGGGTGTCAGCCCCATGAAGGTGAGCCGACGTGTAGTGGCGCTTGGGAGCACGTCAGCGGAGAAGCAGGGGGAGCGGAATCCCATCGTCAGCGCGAACCGCATTTCGGGAGTTCCGGCTTGTCCACCAACTTTTCGACCAATCGCTTTAGGTCTGACGGAGTGGTCTGCCCGGCCACGACCTCGTAATAGCCGATTCCCGCCCGCCGCAGCGCCTCTTTCTTGACGGCATCGCGCGCGGCCGCGGCGCCCTGATGATGCGCTCCGCCCTGGTACTCGATGGCGTGCCGAGGCTGGCAGTTACCATCCACCAGCAGGAGGTCGACTCGCTTCGCGTTGACGCAACTGAACGCGTTCGCGTCTTTACTGCGGAGGATTTCTCCCAACGAGACTTGTGCCATCACCTGCCAAGTCGGATTGCAGCCGATCACCAGGCGATCGAGCTCCTTGAAGACGCGCGCCTCGCTCTTGTTGAGCAGCGGCTGAATCGTGAAGCTCGAGCCCATGACAATCCGCAGCTGTTCGGCGGCGTCGGGCCGTTTCGGTGAGTCCGGAATACTCGTGGGAACCCATGGCCCTGAAGCGATGTTCGTCCCAGGACCTCCCTGCCAGCGTGAGCGGTTTCTTGCCCGCCATGCCTGCCTTCGTATCCGGCTCAATGCCTGCTCAACCGTAATGCCAGCAAAGGCGCCGACGACCAGAACGGCGACGAGGAGGTGAGGCTTTTCGATGAGCGCTAGGATCTCAGCCGGGCTTACGCTGATGCCGCCCGCAGCACCGACCGCGAGCGCGCCGATGACAAGTCCAGGTGCCGTGAACAGCACCGGCCTCCTTTGCGGGCGATAGTACATGCCCCTCTCCGCCATTTCGCGCGTAGATGGTAACCGCGCGAGCCTGGCGAGGAAAAGCTACACAAAAGAGTTAGTACGGCGGCTTCAGCGCCGCATCACCTCGGCCAGCCGGGCAGAGGAATGGACAACACACCGCGGCACGGCTTCTCACGCCCGTTTGGACGTTCGTGGACTATGCCGCCTCCCACACCTGGTTTAGGATCTTGGCTGCAAGCGCGGCCTTGTCCTGGGGCAAGAAGCGGCCATAGTGACTGGCGACCATTTCGGCGGTGTCCTGGATGGCATAGCTCGCCTGCTCGTAGGAGCCCGTCTGCTTGAGAATATGGGTGGCGAGCACGTCACGGACATTATGCGGCCCATGCGGCAGCAGGCCCTTGATCGCGCCGCGACCGGTATAGGGATTGTAGATGCCATAGCGTTGGATCGTCAGGCGCCAGGCTTCATAGAAGGTCGTCTGGTTGTACGCCGCGTCCCGGCTGTTGGCCTTCACCGTCTTCACGAACAGAGTGCCGGAATCGTCGGCGCCAGCGAGGAGCACGCCGCGATGCCGCTCGATGTAGGCGTTGAGGTATTTGTAGAGGTCGAGAAGGTCCGGCAGGATCAGGCGGAAGGGTTTCGAGCCGAAGAAGGAGGAGTTGGCATTCTTGAAAGCGTTCGCCGGGACGAGCACCTCCCAGCCGCAGTCGCGATCGCTCCAGCGGATTTCGCCACGCTTCATATCCTCAAGCCGGCGCTCCGATGTCGGGAAATGCCCGCGCGGGCAGACAAGCAATTGCCGCAGGTTCTTCTGGCGAAGGCCGAGGTGCAGGCCGAGCCGCAACATCAGGAACGACCTGACAGCCTCGGCGGCGGCCCGCGGATAGCGATCCTCGTCCGGCATGCGCTTGAGAATCTCGTCTGTGATCTTGCGATACTCGGCGAGCGGGCTGTCCGCCTCGAGCACGCACATGATCGGTTCGAACGGATCTCGATGAACCCGCATCACCCGCTGGATCTCCTTCGAACGATGCGACGCGTGTTTGAAGCACGTGTTGCAGGCCGCATGCCAATCCCGTTTGGCCGCCGCGATTTCCGCCGCGGAGATCAGTCCGGGGATCGGCTTCACTTGTTGGATGAGTTCCGGATGTTGCCAAAGCCAACCCGTTTCGGCGCGCAGCAGATTCAGAAGAACGCTCAGCATGTCCTCTTCCCAGGTGGTGTAGAAGCCTCGTCGGCGCTCACGCCACTGCAGATACCAGTCCCAGACTCCGGGGAAAACCAGGATGCCGAAGGTCAGCTGGCTCAGCGGAACGCCATAGCCTTTGACCGGGCCCTTCGGAGATGCCGCCAGGGCACCGAACATCAGGCCGAGATGTTCGATCTTCTGCGCAGCCGTTTCCTCTCCCCAGACGCCGTTTCGCTGGAACCCGAGTGCCGTCAGCGTCGCCGTCTTGAAACGGATGAGATTGGCCATTTCGATGGCCAGTCGGGGAGGGGCGTCGACCACACCGGAGAGAAGATCGGGATCCTCGATCGCCGTGTCGTCCTCCCGCCAATCCGGGCCCTCGGCTGGCGCTCGCGGTGAAGGAGACCCGCCGTAGGAAATCGCCGGGAAGCGGATGGCGTAACGCTGCCTCGTCGCCATAGCCTGGAAACGACGGTAGTCGGTGGAACCGGAAATGATCACCCGGCGAACCCATTCCAGGATTTCCTCGCGCTTGGCAAAGGACAGGCTGTTGAAGTTGTCCGGCAGATGCCAGGCGAGCCGGCGCCGCTCCGCGGCACCGATATCGCTTCCAACCTCGTGGCCCGACGCCGATCGCGCCTGGTGCGGCAGCTTGGCTTTGAAGTAGCCGTCGGGAAGCCGGTACCGTCGTTCGATGCGAGAGAGGATATCGAAGCTCGCGAGAGACCGCGGCACCTTGGTGGCCGCCGTCCAGCTCAGGAGCGTTTTGTGATCGAAGGTATCTTCTTCGCGGACAACGGCGCGATGCAGATGCCAATAGCTGTCGCCGTGCCGGCGCATGTGATAAATCAACGCCTGTTGAAACCCTTCGGGCTCCTCGGTCCAGTCGAACAGCGGCGTCGGAAATTCCTCGATCGGCTTTGGCTGAACGCCCGGTTTCGCTCTGGTCTGCTCTCGTTCAACGCTACCCATCGCCGCCGAGGAGCGCCTCCGAGTCATCACTATTTTAGCCGAACCGGCTGCAGCCTTTGCTTTTCTCTTGGGCCGCTCGACTACGGGGCGGTCATCCTCTGCCGGTCGTTCCTTGCCCAACCACCGGATGATGGCTTCAAGGCCAGAACGAACGGTCTTCTTCAGCTCCGCCGTCATCTCATCTTCGATGCCGCAGGCCTCCGTGACCGCCTGCCAATCGATCCGCCCGTTCCGCAGGGGCGGCGTCTTTCGGTAGATGACCAGACTAATGAGATAAGGCCTGATGTTCTCAAGCGCCCGCTTCGAGGCGAACGGAGCGATACGGACGTCGCAGAATTCAGAGATCTTGCGCTGGAAGTGAAGGGATGAAGTAGACTGGTTTCTCATGGCGATAAGCAGTTCACGTGATCCTTGGCTGATTTGGTGCCGGGCGGGCCTGCTAAGCCGATATGGTTAACGAAAACTGAATCTCTTCAGGATGGACGTGCGAGCGCCGTGAAAGTCTTGATTTCAACTCTGTCGAGCAGGCCCGAGAATCTGCTATAGCCGCAATATGGGATTCGGGGTTTTCATTCATCGCTCAGATTCGATCTACGACGACAGTCCGGCGGAACGATATCAGTTTCCGAGACAATATTTGGGACGTGTCCAGGCGTGCATCGGAGATTGGATCATTTACTACGAGCCGAGGAAGGTTGCTGGGACGCGCGGGTACTTTGCCATCGCCAAAGTCGGTCAGGTTATTCCAGACCCCAAAGCGCCCGGCATGTACGTCGCGCTGATGGAGCCGGGGACCTATCTCGATTTCATCAACCCGGTTCCCTTTAGCAATGCCGAAGGGGTGATCGAACGCGGCGTGCTGAATGACGACGGCCGCATCTCCGGACGGGCGCAATCCGCCGTAAGGCCGATCTCTCCGGGTGATTTCAATCGCATTCTGTTACTAGGTTTCGATGAACACGAGCCGGAGTTGCCACGGGTCGGCGAGCCAGAGATAGTCAATCCGGCGCCGGGACTGGGCGAGCAACCGCAGGGTCCCTTCGTTTTTGAACAGGAACGTGATCGCGTCGCTCAGCTTACGTCTCGAATCGTTCGCAATCGTTTTTTCCGCCGCCTTGTCCTCAAAGCCTACGACAAACGATGCGCGATCACCGGGCTGAAGCTGATTAACGGCGGCGGTCGTGCCGAAGTCGACGCCGCGCATATTCGCCCGGTGGAAGCCAAAGGCCCCGATATTCTGAGCAATGGCATTGCCCTTTCCGGAACAGCGCACTGGATGTTCGACCGGGGCCTAATCAGCCTTTCCGACGATTTGGACATCCTTGTTTCACGGCAGGTGAACGACCCGGAGAGCATCCGGTTGCTCATCAACAGAACGGGGCGAGCGATCGTGCCGCATCGGGCTTTCGAAAGGCCGCATCCGCACTTCCTCCGATGGCACCGCGAAAACTGCTTCAAACATTAAGGCTGCAGGGATTTCACAGCGAGCATCATGGGGTCCGCGGTTCGATTCTCCTCAAGGCGAGGCATGCGCAGTCGACGGTTAGATGGGCGATAGATCGACCGCCTCCGCGGCTTCCCCTACAAGGTTCTCCAAGCCGAAACACAGCCGGTGGCAACCGTCATCTCTCGGCGCGCATCCAAAAAACGTTCAGGCAGGCAGTCGCTCACTGCGGTCAACGTCGGCCGAGGTGCGCCAAAAGCGGTCGTCTCGAACATGGTTGGCGGTGACCAAAATGGGGCCGATGAACGAACCCGCTGCGCGGGAGTGCGCCCGCGTTTGAGGTAGAGGGCACAGGCCGGTCGTCGCGTGTGCATTGAGCGTGGTTTGGCTGAGGCAGAGCATGGCGGGCTTCTTCAACAAGGAGCCTGACCATGACCCATCCCGTTCTCGATGCACCGATCAGCCCGCTACGCCAACGGCTAATCGATGACATGAACATGCGGCGTTTCTCGCGGGAAACGCAGCGCAACTATCTCCGTGACATCGGACGCTTGGCGACATTCCTCGGGCGTTCACCAGACACGGCGACCGCCGACGACCTGCGGCGGTTCCAGATCGAGCAGCAGGAGGATGGCGTTCCCGTGCCGACCATGAACAGCATCGTGTCGGCGCTGCGCTTCTTCTTTACCCATACGGTCGACCGGCCGGACCTGGCCCGCAAGCTGGTTCGTCTGGCGCATCCGCGCAAGCTGCCCGTGGTGCTCAGTCGCGACGAGGTCGCGCGCCTCCTCAACGCCACCACCTGCCTCAAACACCAAGTCGCGCTCTCGGTCGCCTACGGCGCAGGCCTGCGGGTCGCCGAGGTGTCGATGCTGAAGGTCGCCGACGTCGACAGTGAGCGCATGCTGTTGCGTGTCGAGCGCGGCAAGGGCGGGCGCTATCGCAATGCCATGCTGTCGCCGGACCTGCTCACGCTTCTGCGTGAGTGGTGGAAGGTCGGACGTCAGCAAGGCGTGATGCACCGCGACGGCTGGCTGTTCCCAGGGCAGCACGCGATGAAGCCGATTAGCACGCGGCAGCTCTATCGTATCGTCGTCGAGGCGGCGCAGGCCGCCGACATCGCCAAGCGGGTCGGGCCGCACACGCTGCGTCACAGCTTCGCGACACACCTGTTGGAGGACGGCACCGATATCCGGATCATCCAGGTCCTGCTCGGGCACGCCAAGCTGAACAGCACCGCCTTCTACACCAAGGTCGCGACCCGGACAGTGCGCACGGTCACGAGCCCGTTCGACAAGCTCGGGCTGTTCAAGCCGGGAGAGAACTCGCCCGACGGCTGAGCCGTGCGCGTCTCGATCGAGGTCGCCGACATCTTCCGTGCCGCAGGACCCGCCTATCGGGCCGCCCATGCCGGCCAACTGAGCCTCGCCCAGCTCAAGGTGATGTCGGCTATCGAGAACTGCCGCACTGCTGCCCTTGGCGGTCATGTCGAAGCCTGCGAGGACTGCGGCCACTGGCGCGTCGCCTACAACTCCTGCCGTAACCGCCACTGTCCCAAGTGCCAGGGCGCGGCAGCGCGGACATGGTTCGCCAAGCGTGAGGCCGACCTCTTGCCGGTCGGATATTTCCACGTTGTATTTACGTTGCCCACCGAGGTTGCCGACATTGCCTTCCAGAACAAGGCGCTCGTCTACGACCTGCTGTTTAAGCCAGCGTCGGAGACGATGCTGACGATCGCGGCTGATCCCAGGCACCTCGGAGCCAGGATTGGTATCACCGCCGTGCTTCACACCTGGGGCTCGGCGATGACCCACCATCCCCACGTGCACATGATCGTGCCGGGCGGCGGTATTGCACTCAACGCAAGCCACTGGATATCGTCGCGGCCGGCATTCCTGCTTCCGGTGCGTGTGCTCGGCAAGCTGTTCCGTCGATTGTTCCTCACCCGGCTGCTCGCGCTGTACGAGGTGGACCGGCTTACCTTCTTCGGATCGTTGGCGCACCTCGCCGAGCGACGCGCCTTCCTGCGTCACTTGGCGCCGGTCCGGAAGAAGCACTGGGTGGTCTACGCGAAGGCGCCCTTCGCCGGACCGGAAGCAGTGCTCGCTTACCTGTCGCGATACACCCACCGGGTCGCGATCTCGAACAGCCGCCTGATCGCCTTCGACGCGAGCGGCATCACCTTCCGCTACAAGGATTATCGCCGCGCCGGCGCCGACCGGCAGCAGGTCATGACGCTCGGCGCTGACGAGTTCATCCGCCGCTTCCTGCTCCATGTCCTGCCGCGAGGCTTCCACCGCATCCGGCACTACGGATTGCTCGCCGGCTCCGCCCGCAAGGCCAGCCTCCTGCTTGCGCGCGAACTGCTAAACATCGCCGCGCCGCCCGATGACGGCACCCCGAAAAAGCCGGAGGACTTCAGCCCGATATGCCCCTGCTGCGGCGGACGCATAGTCGTCATCGAGGTGTTCGAACGGTGGAGGCAGCCTCGTGGACCCCCGGACACTTCGAAAGCGAACCGGGAGACCGTCCCATGACCCGGCATGACATGCTTCAACCCCAAGCCGCAGGCGCTCAAACTCCGGCAACGGATCCACGCGTGCCCATGGCGATCATCGACGCCGACAGAGCCACAACCAGCCGTGTGCCGGGTCGACAACACCGCGCTGAGGCGCAACGAAGCGGCCCGTCCGCATCCAACCTGTTACCTCCCGGCGACGCGCCAGCCATCGCCGACATCTGCCGAAATCCGAAATCTCCATAACCTTCGCCCTGTGGCCCGCGGGTTCCTTCCTCGGGGACTTTCGTACGCCCGCCGGCGCCCGAAACTCTTCACGAGAGCGGCCGAACCGCTTTCGGTTTGCGGCGAGCGATAGCGGACGTTCAGCATGCAAGGCGCAGTGTCTTGGCTGACCCGAAGCGGACCTCGCCCCCTTAGGATGCTAAGCTTCGCCTTGGGTGAAAGGCGTCCCTTCGCCTTGCTCAACTGAACGAGCAAGTTGCGCCAAATGCGGAACTTGCCGGACGGCGCTGCAAAGGCGCAAAACGCTCCCCTCGCAGACATAGCTCCATTGAAGGCCTGCAACTCTGAGAGGTCAGGAACATGGTGGTGTCTTAGGTCGCAGGGGGATTTTCGCGACCGATGTGCATGCCGCTATCCTGCTGCATGTATCCTTCAATCGTAATCGATTGAAGGATAAAAACATGCAGAAATTCAAATGGCTACAGCGACCCTTGCGCGTCCAATAAGACGCGCGGCGCTGTAGCGTAGCTTTTCAGCACAAAGGAGCTTCCCCATCATGTCGGAAAAATCTGAGAAGGGCCTCGATCGCCGCGACTTTGTGATTGCATCAATCGCCACCGTGGGCGCGTCCGCTGTCCTCGCCCGCAACGCTGGCCCTGCGCAAGCCCAGGACACGTCTGCATCCTCCGGCAATACGGCATCGGTGGCACCACTGGGGACGACTTATACGGGCGATGTGATCGACGGGAAGAAAGTCGTCAGCATGCTCGACGTGAACGACCTGGAGCCTGGAAGGAAGCACCTTCTGTATTTCCAGGGCGTGCAGATGCCCAGCGGACAGCACTGGTATGTCTCCGTGACGGTCGCCAAGGGGGCGAAGCCGGGCAAGCGTGGCGTTCTTACCAGCGGTGTACACGGCGACGAGATTAGCAGCATACATACGGTCCAGACCGTGATGAACCAGCTCGACCCCGCTGAGATGTCGGGCACGGTGACGGCGGTCACGGACGTGTCCCCTCCAGCCCTGCAAAGCATGCAGCGCAGATGGCCCAACCAGGGCAGAGGCATCGACCTGATCGATTTGAACCGGGTGTGGCCCGGGAACGAGAACGACGTCACTGCACCCGGCCGACACGCCTGGCTCCTGTTCAACAGGCTGCTGCGGCCGAACGCCGACTTCGCGCTCGACTTCCACACCGGCACAACCGGATTCGAAGTCACCGACTTCAATGTCGGCGGCATGGACGTACCCGAGGTCAAGGCGATGGTGGAGCTCTATCCGATCAGCCAGATCTACGACAACCATATCTATCCGGGCGTCCTGCAGAACGCGTTCATGGACGTGGGCATCCCGGCCTTTACGCCGGAGGTCGGCGCCGCGCGCGTGCTGGACCTCGAAATGATCCCACTGTTCGTGGAAGGGACGATGAACGTCCTCAAACATCATGGGATCGTTGCCGGGCCGATGGGCCGTACAGCCAAGGACGTGACTGTCTTTATCGGCGACAGTTCCTTCCCGATCCTGGCCACGGAGGGAGGGATCGTCGAGCATCTGGTCAAGCTGAACGACAAGGTCGAGCCCGGACAGAAGATAGCCGTCCAGCGCAACAGCTTCGGCGAAGTGGTTGCAGAATATACGAGCGGGGTGTCCGGAGAGCTAATCGGCCAGCGAAGCGATGCAATGGCGGAACCCGGCAACCCCTTGGTATTCATCCTTTTCCACAAGGCGACCCCGGAGGGCGTTGAGACCTATCCCGAGTAGTCCACCCGCCCGCAAGCAAACCTTCACATTTGCGAACGGCGTTGCGCGGGCTGTATTTGCCGTGGCTGCTCAATGGCGGTTTGGAAACCCATTCGAGACGTTTGCGCACATTTCCCGGAATGACCGAAAATGCCGTCGCGACGTTGACCACGAATGACCGCAACGGCTCGAGAGCGGAGACTGGCGCTTCCAGGATAACTTCCGCTCCTGGCGCAACCTCGACCTATAGCGTCGTCGTCGGCGAGTCTGCTTTCAGGAAGTGGCAAACCTGATCTCTACGGCCGACATGAGGCGCAAGACAGTCGCCGAGCTTACTTGCGGCGAAGGTCTGCTGGCGAGCCCCATCCGGTCCTTCCAGGTGTCGCCGTCAGCGGCACAGGTGGGTGGAATCCAGCAATTCGCTGGCAGAGTATCGAATGGCAGCATTGCCTGCACTGCGGGCGTTCATCGCCCTCGAGTGAACTTTACCCAAAACGGAAGCCCATCTGATCCAGTCGAACTCTCACTCATGGCCGGACGCGCTCGTTCGGGCAAGCGAGTGCCACGGTACTTTGACCATCGAATGGTCTACCGTTCCTCCGGCGGCTTGAGTTGCCGGAACTGCAGCAACAATAGAAGGTCGTAGGTGATCTTCAGCGCGGCACAGATGACGAGCGGCAAAGACCGATAGGAGGCGGCAAAGAGAGCACCCGCAAGGGCAGGGCTCGCCGCTGCGGCCAGACTGCGCGGCACGGATGTGAAGCTCGCGGCGGCGGCCCGCTCCGCCTCCGTCACAACGGCCATCACATAGGACGAACGCGTCGGCACGTCCATCTGCGACAGCGCCGCTCGGACCAGCAGCAGGGCAAGCGCCAGAGGCAAGGTGGGCGCGAACGCAGCCAGCAGAAGTGCGATGCTCGACGGAATGTGGGTGAACACCATGGTGTTGATGAGACCGATACGCCGCGATAGCCATGCGGCGACAGGAAACGAGAACGCCGACAGCACGCCTGCCCAGAAGAAGAACACCCCGGCTTGCGCGAGCGACAGATCGAAACGTTCGAACAGCCACAGCGCCAGCAGCGACTGGACGACGAAGCCGCCGGCGAAGGCGTCGAGGCTGAACAGGGCTGCGAGCTTCAGAACGACGGGGCGCGAAGGACCGAGCGCAGCGGTTTTGGCAGTTTCGTGGCTGGCGATGCGCTTCGGTATGCGGGCATACAGAAGGCCGCCGGCAATGCCCAGGAGCGCGTAGAGCACGAACATCAGCTTGATTGCCGTCA from Sinorhizobium mexicanum harbors:
- a CDS encoding MFS transporter, whose protein sequence is MRSVQSTHPATYLFGARTLRDFGDGFVAILLPVYLLALGFAPLQVGLIATASLFGSALLTIAVGFLGARHDLRWLLLAAASLMTATGVAMSLVHDYLLLLVVAFAGTINPSAGSVSVFVPLEHAALTREVTDAERTRMFARYSLVGALASAAGALASALPDFTIVTGLGRLTAIKLMFVLYALLGIAGGLLYARIPKRIASHETAKTAALGPSRPVVLKLAALFSLDAFAGGFVVQSLLALWLFERFDLSLAQAGVFFFWAGVLSAFSFPVAAWLSRRIGLINTMVFTHIPSSIALLLAAFAPTLPLALALLLVRAALSQMDVPTRSSYVMAVVTEAERAAAASFTSVPRSLAAAASPALAGALFAASYRSLPLVICAALKITYDLLLLLQFRQLKPPEER
- a CDS encoding type II toxin-antitoxin system RelE/ParE family toxin, translated to MRLVWARYALDDRDTIFSRIESENPKAAIHVDEEIVRAARRLLDFPESGRPGRIAGTRELVIPRTPYIAAYVVMADRVRILRVLHGAQMWPDELDDK
- a CDS encoding PGN_0703 family putative restriction endonuclease, with the translated sequence MASDFTTVRENLFPASHGAIGDWVTFPWHRDRANRIQAHKPHSSQAIAIDVFGTLKMSIDRDRVLDAIAQHVGVAPGGPWSITLEWTDKDRLLRESRPTQVDALAVGSNAALVIECKFTEPGGKCSQTAGSRTRKPQCTGSYAEQVNPLSGVRSRCSLAGKGIRYWDYIPKVFALDPAGDYAPCPFASDAYQWMRNAVLAAAIGEHRKLQTAAVAAFADHPNFPTARKAKLGLINPRHSSGKAAVTPISYQRIIDIARHVGLDQQLWAELSAWVEQKIAEVSSRGLDRS
- a CDS encoding HNH endonuclease, which translates into the protein MGFGVFIHRSDSIYDDSPAERYQFPRQYLGRVQACIGDWIIYYEPRKVAGTRGYFAIAKVGQVIPDPKAPGMYVALMEPGTYLDFINPVPFSNAEGVIERGVLNDDGRISGRAQSAVRPISPGDFNRILLLGFDEHEPELPRVGEPEIVNPAPGLGEQPQGPFVFEQERDRVAQLTSRIVRNRFFRRLVLKAYDKRCAITGLKLINGGGRAEVDAAHIRPVEAKGPDILSNGIALSGTAHWMFDRGLISLSDDLDILVSRQVNDPESIRLLINRTGRAIVPHRAFERPHPHFLRWHRENCFKH
- a CDS encoding type II toxin-antitoxin system RelB/DinJ family antitoxin, encoding MVSNALVQTRIDADVKERATAVLENMGLTVSDAVRILLTRTANEGALPLELVSHSEAYDAWFRAKVLQALEDTRSDVDDADADAHFRARRAAALRKAVVGDR
- a CDS encoding tyrosine-type recombinase/integrase, which encodes MTHPVLDAPISPLRQRLIDDMNMRRFSRETQRNYLRDIGRLATFLGRSPDTATADDLRRFQIEQQEDGVPVPTMNSIVSALRFFFTHTVDRPDLARKLVRLAHPRKLPVVLSRDEVARLLNATTCLKHQVALSVAYGAGLRVAEVSMLKVADVDSERMLLRVERGKGGRYRNAMLSPDLLTLLREWWKVGRQQGVMHRDGWLFPGQHAMKPISTRQLYRIVVEAAQAADIAKRVGPHTLRHSFATHLLEDGTDIRIIQVLLGHAKLNSTAFYTKVATRTVRTVTSPFDKLGLFKPGENSPDG
- a CDS encoding succinylglutamate desuccinylase/aspartoacylase family protein, with the protein product MSEKSEKGLDRRDFVIASIATVGASAVLARNAGPAQAQDTSASSGNTASVAPLGTTYTGDVIDGKKVVSMLDVNDLEPGRKHLLYFQGVQMPSGQHWYVSVTVAKGAKPGKRGVLTSGVHGDEISSIHTVQTVMNQLDPAEMSGTVTAVTDVSPPALQSMQRRWPNQGRGIDLIDLNRVWPGNENDVTAPGRHAWLLFNRLLRPNADFALDFHTGTTGFEVTDFNVGGMDVPEVKAMVELYPISQIYDNHIYPGVLQNAFMDVGIPAFTPEVGAARVLDLEMIPLFVEGTMNVLKHHGIVAGPMGRTAKDVTVFIGDSSFPILATEGGIVEHLVKLNDKVEPGQKIAVQRNSFGEVVAEYTSGVSGELIGQRSDAMAEPGNPLVFILFHKATPEGVETYPE
- a CDS encoding DUF2726 domain-containing protein, which translates into the protein MYYRPQRRPVLFTAPGLVIGALAVGAAGGISVSPAEILALIEKPHLLVAVLVVGAFAGITVEQALSRIRRQAWRARNRSRWQGGPGTNIASGPWVPTSIPDSPKRPDAAEQLRIVMGSSFTIQPLLNKSEARVFKELDRLVIGCNPTWQVMAQVSLGEILRSKDANAFSCVNAKRVDLLLVDGNCQPRHAIEYQGGAHHQGAAAARDAVKKEALRRAGIGYYEVVAGQTTPSDLKRLVEKLVDKPELPKCGSR
- a CDS encoding IS91 family transposase, with the translated sequence MRVSIEVADIFRAAGPAYRAAHAGQLSLAQLKVMSAIENCRTAALGGHVEACEDCGHWRVAYNSCRNRHCPKCQGAAARTWFAKREADLLPVGYFHVVFTLPTEVADIAFQNKALVYDLLFKPASETMLTIAADPRHLGARIGITAVLHTWGSAMTHHPHVHMIVPGGGIALNASHWISSRPAFLLPVRVLGKLFRRLFLTRLLALYEVDRLTFFGSLAHLAERRAFLRHLAPVRKKHWVVYAKAPFAGPEAVLAYLSRYTHRVAISNSRLIAFDASGITFRYKDYRRAGADRQQVMTLGADEFIRRFLLHVLPRGFHRIRHYGLLAGSARKASLLLARELLNIAAPPDDGTPKKPEDFSPICPCCGGRIVVIEVFERWRQPRGPPDTSKANRETVP